TTTCAGCTCTGAAGGATGTATTGCCTGCCATACCATTAACGGAAAGGGCGGAACGGTTGGACCTAACCTTTCGCATGTCGGGAGCCAGAGAAGTTTGTCATGGATCAAGACCCAGATAGTTACGCCCAGCGCTCATTTTGCATCAGGCAGTATGGTTACGATTAACGGCAAATCCTATATGGCAATTATGCCTAACCATAAAGATATGCCTGCATCTCAGGTAAACGCTATTGCGGAATATCTTGAATCTTTAAAATAGTTCTAAAGCATTCTTTCTTTAATTTAAAGCCCTCGGTTGTTAAAACTAATAACCGGGGGCTTTCCTTTTATAATTAGTGCAGGGCGAATTTCATTCTTGACGGTTATTTTAATAAATTGTTATAATTATACTGTTATAAAAATATAAAAAATTTACTTGACCGAAAACCTTTAAGGAAATTGCATCGGCTTTAATATGGAATTTGAATTAACCGATAAAAAGATATTAAATATACTGCAAACGGATTTTCCAATTTCCGCAAGGCCGTTTCTTGATATCGCAGGCGCAATCGGCATAACCGAGCAAGAGGTTATAGATAGAATTTTAAATTTAAAGAAAATTAAAGTTATAAGGCAAATAAGCGCCATATTTGATTCTCATAATATAGGTTATAAAAGCACATTAGCCGCATTCAAGGTAAGCGAAGGTTCGGTGGATTTTGCCGCAAATATTATTAATTCTCATAACGGGGTCAGCCATAATTATTTAAGAAGCAACGAATATAATATCTGGTTCACTATAACTTTGCCGGCCGAATTAGATCTCGAAGAAGAGATTAAAGTTTTAAGCAAGGAGTCTAATGCTTCGGATTATTTAATACTTCCGACCCTTAAACTTTTTAAAATAGGGGTTAACTTTGATATGACGGGTGAAGATAACGCCTCCTTTAAATTTTTTTCCCATGACGATTTTAAAGATGATGTCGATATAAATGTGTCCGATTTTGAGAAATGCTGTATAAAAGAACTGCAAAAGGATTTGGAAATTACGCCCGAACCCTTTAAAAATTCATCCGTGTATTTAGGGATTTCTCAAGATAAACTCTTAAATCAAGTAAAAGATTTTATATCCGAAAAAAAGATGAGAAGATTTGCCTGCGTTTTGTATCATCAAAAAGCCGGATTCAGTTATAACATAATGGGAATATGGAAATCAAAACCTGAAGATGTCGATAAAAACGGTAAGCTGATGTCTTCGGTAAAAGAAGTGTCCCATTGCTATCAAAGGCCTGTTTATCCCGGAAGGTGGGAATATAACATATTTACGATGATACATGCAAAATCTAAAGAAGAGGCTTTTAAAATAATGAAAGACATTTCCGCTCTTACTGGAATTAACGATTTTGACGCTTTAGAAAGCGTTAGAGAATTTAAAAAGGTTCGGGTCAAATATTATGTTTAATCAAAGCGAGTTATTAACGGAATTCTTTCTATATCCATTAATATTGTGTTCTATCGTTGCTTTAGCTATTATAATAGAAAGGTTTTACAGCCTTCGTAAATCAAAAATATTTCCGGAAGATTTTTTATCGAATGTGGAAGATTCTTTAAAAAATGGAGATATCGAAAAGGCTAAAGGTTTATGCCTGCTCAGCAAGACCCCTATCTCAAGGATTTATCTTGCTATTATAGGCAACTATAAAAATTCCGCCGATACAATGAAGCTTGAGGTTGAGGAGTCTGGTAAAAGGGCATATTTAGACCTTGAAAAAAACCTTGAAGGATTGAGCGCGATAACCACGATTGCTCCGCTTTTAGGCCTGTTGGGAACGGTTGTCGGCATGATAAAGGCGCTCGGCGCCGTTTCATATCAAAGCGGCATCACAAACCCCCACTTATTGGCTCTGGGTATTTCGGAAGCTTTGTATTCAACCGCTCTTGGGCTTATAATCGCCATTATTTCCTTTTTGTTTTATAAATATTTTGCCTCTAAGGCGTTTAATTTTGGCGCCATGATGGAAGACACGGCGTCAAGGGTTATAGCCTTTATAAAATAAGATTAATTTATCGTTCTCATCGTATCCGCTTTTTAAATTATAAAATTATTATTATATGAAGTTTGTGCAAAGAAGAAAACCTGACCCGGTCATAAATGTCATCAACATGGTTGATGTTTTTTTAACTTTACTCATATTTTTTATGATGACAACCACATTTACTTCTAATTACGGTCTAAAAATACATTTACCCAAATCGGGAATTAAATCCGTTACCGAATCTAAAAAACCTGTTACCATATACATAACAAAAGGCGGCAGAATTTTTTATAAAAAGAAACAGCTTTCTTTAAAACAGCTTTCTTTATTTTTAAAAAATCTTAAGGTAAACGGCGGTAACCCGACTATTATAATTAAGGCCGATAAAAAATCCACGGCGGCCGATATCGTAAGCGTTATGGGTTTAAGCGTAGAACACGGGTTTTATAAAATAGCCATTGCTACAAAAAAATAATTGTATTTATAATACGGAGGGTATTTTACTTGATAGAAAGGTATTCCTTGCCCGAAATTGCAAAAATTTGGTCTTTAGAAAACAAATATGAGACATGGCTTAGAGTTGAATTAGCCGTGTGTTCCGCTTATAATAAATTTGGTAAAATTCCTGACAATTCCATAGGCAACATAATTAAAAAAGCCAGATTCAATGTTGTCGAAATAGAGGAAACGGAGCGGATTACAAGACACGATGTAATTGCTTTCTTAACCAATGTCGCAAAATATGTCGGAGAAGATTCAAGATTTATCCACATGGGACTCACATCGTCGGATATCGGCGACACATCCTTTTCTTTAATTTTGAGGCAGGCGCTGGAACTGATACTTAAAAAAATCGAAGCTCTCGAAGGGTCTTTAAGAAATCAGGCGCTAAGGCATAAGCTTACCCCTATGATAGGCAGGACGCATGGAATACATGCGGAACCTATTACATTCGGCTTTAAACTGTTGATATTTTATGAAGAGATCAAAAGAGTTAAAAAGAGGGTTAAGGATGCTATTTTATCGATTTCTTACGGCAAACTTTCTGGGGCTGTGGGAACTTATGCTAACATACCGCCCGAAGTCGAGCATGACGCGCTAGATTTGCTCGGCTTAAAATCCATTTTGTCAAATCAGGTTATTCAAAGGGATGTTTACGCCGATGCCTTTTATGCGCTTGCCACTCTCGGCGCTTCATGTGAAAAAATTGCTCTTGAAATCAGGCATCTTATGAGAACGGAGGTTGCCGAATTAGAAGAGCCTTTTGCCCCCGGACAAAAAGGATCGTCCGCTATGCCGCACAAGAAGAACCCTATCGTATCGGAAAATATTTGCGGTCTTTCGCGTGTTTTAAGGTCGAATCTTATTGCCGCCATCGAGAATATCCCGCTCTGGCATGAAAGAGATATTTCGCATTCATCCGTTGAAAGGATTATAGGACCTGATTCTACTATTTTAGCGTATTATGTGCTCAATCAGCTAATCTATTTAATTGATAATATGATTGTAAGCAAGGACAATATGCTTAAAAACATAGATTTGACAAAAGGAGTAATCTTTTCTCAAAAGGTTCTTTTATCTTTGACCGGTAAAGGCATGCTGAGGGAGGATGCTTACAAAATCGTTCAAAAATTGGCGCATGAAAGCATTCAGACGCAAATAAATTTTAAAGATTTATTAAAAAAGGATGAGTCGGTGTTAAAGCTTATGACGATTAACGAAATTGAAGGCATTTTCGATATAAATTACTACTATAAATATATTAATTATATTTTTGATAAGTACGCAAATATTTAAATTAAGCATCTATTGCGTCTATCTCATCTATATTATTTTAATCTTACGGGGGGGGGAATGAGCGGCAAAAAAGCAATGATTAAGGTAACATTAAAAGAAGAAGTCCTTGATCCTCAAGGAAAAGCAGTTTTATCCGTGTTAAAATCCTCAGGTTATAATAATATTAAGGATGTCAGGGTCGGAAAATATATAGAACTTACGATAGATTCGGATAAAGAGGATAAGAGTAAAGCTGATATGTTAAACGGAGAAATAAAAGAAATATCCGAAAAAGTTCTTTCAAATCCTTTAATAGAAGAATTCGATATCGAAATAAAATGAATAATAAAAACATAAAAGCCGGCATAACCGTTTTTCCAGGCTCAAACTGCGATTTTGATGTATATTATGCTTTAGCCGATATTTTTGGCATAAGTACCTCTTTTATATGGCATAAAGATAAAATTAACGACTTAAGCGGGTATAATTTAATTGTTATCCCCGGCGGTTTTTCTTACGGCGATTACCTCAGGGCAGGAGCGCTGGCGGCAAGAAGTCCGGTTATGGAAACCTTAAGGGAATACGCGGCTAAAGGGGGCATAATACTGGGCATCTGCAATGGTTTTCAGATACTTTTAGAAGCGGGACTCTTAAGCGGGGTTATGCTCGCCAACAGGTCGTTAAAATTTGAGTGTAAAAATGTATATCTGAAGACATTAAAAGCCGATACGCCGTTTACATGCGCCGTAAAAAAGGGCGCCGTTCTTAAAATGCCCATTGCCCATCATGACGGCAATTATTTTGCCACACCCGAAATAATAGGCGATCTGAACAAAAACGATAAAATAATTTTTAAATATTGCGAACCTGACGGGGGATTAACCGATAGTTCTAATCCGAACGGCTCGCTTTATAATATAGCAGGCATTTCAAATGAAAAATTTAATGTAATGGGGCTTATGCCCCACCCTGAAAGGTCATCCGAAAAACTTCTCGGCAGCGAGGACGGGGGTTATATCTTTAAATCGATAATAAAATATATAAGAGAAAAATAATAAAATGGCAATCAAACCAAAAGTGAAAAAGCAGCCGCTTGCAAAAAAACGGGGCAAGAAGCTCGTTGAAAAGGAAAAGGAAAATTATAAGCTATTCGGTTTATCGTTAGATGAGTACAAAAAGATAAATGAACTGTTAGGACATGAACCTGACGATTTTGAACTTGGAATATTTTCGGCAATGTGGTCGGAACACTGCTCTTATAAAAGTTCAAAGGTTTATCTTAAAACACTGCCTACGAAGGGTGATAAGATTGTCATAGGGCCGGGTGAAAACGCGGGCGCCGTGGACTTTGGCGGCGGAGATGCGCTTATTTTTAAAATGGAAAGCCATAATCATCCCTCCTTTATAGAACCGTTTCAAGGGGCTGCCACGGGAGTCGGCGGTATTATGAGGGATATTTTTACAATGGGCGCCCGCCCGATTGCAAATCTTAATTCATTAAGGTTTGGAAGTTGTTTTAATCCGAAAACGCCTTACTATGTTTCCGAAGTCGTCAAAGGGATCGGGTTTTACGGAAATTGCATGGGCGTTCCGACCGTAGGGGGGGAAGTTGTTTTTGACGAATGTTATAACGACAATATATTGGTAAACGCTTTTACGATAGGGATAGTAAAAAAAGACGGAATATTTTTATCTTCAAAATGCGAGGTTGGAAATATTGTCGTTTATGTCGGTTCCGCAACGGGGATGGATGGGATACACGGGGCAACAATGGCTTCCGAGGAGTTTGACTCAAAAAAGAACAAGAAGAGGAGCACGGTGCAGGTCGGGGATCCTTTTACGGAAAAGCTATTATTGGAAGCCTGTCTTGAGGCAATGGATAAAAAACTCATAGTTTCCATTCAAGATATGGGAGCGGCAGGCATTACGAGCTCATCCTTCGAAATGGCCGACAAAAGCGGACACGGTATGATCATTAACCTTGACGCTTTTCCTTTGCGAACGCCCAACATGACTCCTGTCGAGATTATGCTTTCGGAATCGCAGGAAAGAATGCTTCTTGCCACAGGAAGAGAAGATTTCGACGCGTTAAACGGGGTTTTTGACAAATGGGGTTTAAACTGCGTTAAAGTGGGTGAAGTTATAGACGAAAAGACCATAAAGTTCTATTATAATTCTAAACCTTATAAGTCTCTCGATGTCGGCATGGTCGTGAATGGTCCCGCATATAACAGGCCGAAAATAAAACCTGAATATTTACAAAAAATATTACCTGTAAAAATTAATAACTATAAGGTTCCGAAAAATTTAAACGAAGTAGCTAAAAGGTTGATGATGCATCCTAATATAGCATCAAAAAGGCCGATTTTTACCCAGTACGATTACTCTATAGGTACAAATACCGTTACCCCCCCGGGTTTTTCGGCTGCGGTTTTAAGGGTTAAAGGCTGTAACGAAGCAGGCAAAGACGACAGGAACGATAATAATAAGGGATTTTTGTTGAATGTTAGCGGCAATTCCAGATATGCTTACTTAAATCCGTATATGGGGGGTGTCCTTGCCGTAGCGGAATGCGCCAGAAATATTGCGGCCTGCGGCGGAACCCCCGTTGCCATAACCGACTGTCTTAATTTTGCAAGTCCGGAAGACCCTGAAGTTATGTGGCAATTTAGCGAAGTAGTTAAAGGCATTAAAGACGCCGCCACAAAACTAAATACACCTGTTATAAGCGGGAATGTCAGCTTTTATAACGAAACCGCAAAAAAGGAAACAGGCAAAACCATAATTTCTAAAATCTATCCTACGCCGGTAATCGGTATGGTTGGATTTATAGAAGATGTCAATAATGCCGTAACGCCGTATTTTAAAGACGAAGGCGATGAAATTTTTTTACTCGGCAAACTTAAGGGGGATTTGGGCGGCAGTTTATATATGGATTTAGTTCATAAAGATTTTTATCAAAAACCGGCAGGCATCGATTTAGACTATGAAATAAGCCTTCAAAACTGCATAAGGTCATTGATAAAGAGCGGCATGGTGAAAAGCGCCGCGGATATTAGCGAGGGGGGTATTTTTGTTGCCTTAGCCGAAAGCTCTATTACAAATCCGAATAAAATTCTGGGATTTACGGTCGATTTAAATATTAAAGAATTAAGGAACGACGAGATTTTGTTTTCCGAATTTGAACAGGCTTTCATCATAACCTCAAATAGCATTGTTAAGCAAAAATTATTAAAGGCGGCGGGTAATTTTAATGTAAGTTTGTTGAAGATAGGAGCTGTCGGCAAAGATGTGATGAAAATTAATAACACAATAGAGCTAAAAAGTGATACAATAAAATATGGATACGAAAGGGGAGTAGAAAAGATTATTAGCGCCGCCTATATGTAAAGTTGCCCCGTTATATTTATTTTTTTATTTAATTAGATTTTTATAATTTTTAAAACCTTAAAAATCAAAAGAGGTTTTTGTTAAAAATGGAAGAAATTAAAGATGAATGCGGCGTATTTGGCATATATAACCATGAAGAAGCTCCGAATATTACATATCTGGGGTTATATGCT
The Candidatus Acidulodesulfobacterium ferriphilum genome window above contains:
- a CDS encoding cytochrome c, with the protein product MFKVKKFVLMSVIFLSVSAFGISAYAYSGVSLFSSEGCIACHTINGKGGTVGPNLSHVGSQRSLSWIKTQIVTPSAHFASGSMVTINGKSYMAIMPNHKDMPASQVNAIAEYLESLK
- a CDS encoding Lrp/AsnC family transcriptional regulator — encoded protein: MEFELTDKKILNILQTDFPISARPFLDIAGAIGITEQEVIDRILNLKKIKVIRQISAIFDSHNIGYKSTLAAFKVSEGSVDFAANIINSHNGVSHNYLRSNEYNIWFTITLPAELDLEEEIKVLSKESNASDYLILPTLKLFKIGVNFDMTGEDNASFKFFSHDDFKDDVDINVSDFEKCCIKELQKDLEITPEPFKNSSVYLGISQDKLLNQVKDFISEKKMRRFACVLYHQKAGFSYNIMGIWKSKPEDVDKNGKLMSSVKEVSHCYQRPVYPGRWEYNIFTMIHAKSKEEAFKIMKDISALTGINDFDALESVREFKKVRVKYYV
- a CDS encoding MotA/TolQ/ExbB proton channel family protein — encoded protein: MFNQSELLTEFFLYPLILCSIVALAIIIERFYSLRKSKIFPEDFLSNVEDSLKNGDIEKAKGLCLLSKTPISRIYLAIIGNYKNSADTMKLEVEESGKRAYLDLEKNLEGLSAITTIAPLLGLLGTVVGMIKALGAVSYQSGITNPHLLALGISEALYSTALGLIIAIISFLFYKYFASKAFNFGAMMEDTASRVIAFIK
- a CDS encoding biopolymer transporter ExbD, yielding MKFVQRRKPDPVINVINMVDVFLTLLIFFMMTTTFTSNYGLKIHLPKSGIKSVTESKKPVTIYITKGGRIFYKKKQLSLKQLSLFLKNLKVNGGNPTIIIKADKKSTAADIVSVMGLSVEHGFYKIAIATKK
- a CDS encoding adenylosuccinate lyase, with amino-acid sequence MIERYSLPEIAKIWSLENKYETWLRVELAVCSAYNKFGKIPDNSIGNIIKKARFNVVEIEETERITRHDVIAFLTNVAKYVGEDSRFIHMGLTSSDIGDTSFSLILRQALELILKKIEALEGSLRNQALRHKLTPMIGRTHGIHAEPITFGFKLLIFYEEIKRVKKRVKDAILSISYGKLSGAVGTYANIPPEVEHDALDLLGLKSILSNQVIQRDVYADAFYALATLGASCEKIALEIRHLMRTEVAELEEPFAPGQKGSSAMPHKKNPIVSENICGLSRVLRSNLIAAIENIPLWHERDISHSSVERIIGPDSTILAYYVLNQLIYLIDNMIVSKDNMLKNIDLTKGVIFSQKVLLSLTGKGMLREDAYKIVQKLAHESIQTQINFKDLLKKDESVLKLMTINEIEGIFDINYYYKYINYIFDKYANI
- the purS gene encoding phosphoribosylformylglycinamidine synthase subunit PurS → MSGKKAMIKVTLKEEVLDPQGKAVLSVLKSSGYNNIKDVRVGKYIELTIDSDKEDKSKADMLNGEIKEISEKVLSNPLIEEFDIEIK
- the purQ gene encoding phosphoribosylformylglycinamidine synthase I yields the protein MNNKNIKAGITVFPGSNCDFDVYYALADIFGISTSFIWHKDKINDLSGYNLIVIPGGFSYGDYLRAGALAARSPVMETLREYAAKGGIILGICNGFQILLEAGLLSGVMLANRSLKFECKNVYLKTLKADTPFTCAVKKGAVLKMPIAHHDGNYFATPEIIGDLNKNDKIIFKYCEPDGGLTDSSNPNGSLYNIAGISNEKFNVMGLMPHPERSSEKLLGSEDGGYIFKSIIKYIREK
- the purL gene encoding phosphoribosylformylglycinamidine synthase subunit PurL encodes the protein MAIKPKVKKQPLAKKRGKKLVEKEKENYKLFGLSLDEYKKINELLGHEPDDFELGIFSAMWSEHCSYKSSKVYLKTLPTKGDKIVIGPGENAGAVDFGGGDALIFKMESHNHPSFIEPFQGAATGVGGIMRDIFTMGARPIANLNSLRFGSCFNPKTPYYVSEVVKGIGFYGNCMGVPTVGGEVVFDECYNDNILVNAFTIGIVKKDGIFLSSKCEVGNIVVYVGSATGMDGIHGATMASEEFDSKKNKKRSTVQVGDPFTEKLLLEACLEAMDKKLIVSIQDMGAAGITSSSFEMADKSGHGMIINLDAFPLRTPNMTPVEIMLSESQERMLLATGREDFDALNGVFDKWGLNCVKVGEVIDEKTIKFYYNSKPYKSLDVGMVVNGPAYNRPKIKPEYLQKILPVKINNYKVPKNLNEVAKRLMMHPNIASKRPIFTQYDYSIGTNTVTPPGFSAAVLRVKGCNEAGKDDRNDNNKGFLLNVSGNSRYAYLNPYMGGVLAVAECARNIAACGGTPVAITDCLNFASPEDPEVMWQFSEVVKGIKDAATKLNTPVISGNVSFYNETAKKETGKTIISKIYPTPVIGMVGFIEDVNNAVTPYFKDEGDEIFLLGKLKGDLGGSLYMDLVHKDFYQKPAGIDLDYEISLQNCIRSLIKSGMVKSAADISEGGIFVALAESSITNPNKILGFTVDLNIKELRNDEILFSEFEQAFIITSNSIVKQKLLKAAGNFNVSLLKIGAVGKDVMKINNTIELKSDTIKYGYERGVEKIISAAYM